One Halichoerus grypus chromosome 1, mHalGry1.hap1.1, whole genome shotgun sequence genomic region harbors:
- the LOC118550770 gene encoding small integral membrane protein 24-like has translation MDRFWMTAGPVSLLASLVPRPVQAQPLAQRKPWLVGLGAVLATLFLIFVLIMVYAIWCSQPRDSKKEKEEGTVREEEKEAEGNGGLELEEKEGPPDHARVASSSE, from the exons ATGGACAGATTCTGGATGACTGCTGGCCCAGTCTCCCTTCTGGCATCTCTGGTCCCGCGGCCGGTTCAGGCCCAACCCT TGGCCCAGAGGAAGCCGTGGCTGGTGGGGCTCGGGGCCGTACTGGCCACCCTCTTCCTCATCTTCGTCCTCATCATGGTCTACGCCATCTGGTGCAGCCAGCCCCGTGACAG caagaaagagaaggaagaggggaccgtgagagaggaggagaaagaagcagagggcAACggggggctggagctggaggagaaagaggggCCTCCAGACCACGCAAGAGTGGCAAGCTCCTCTGAGTGA